The following proteins come from a genomic window of Streptomyces sp. NBC_00539:
- a CDS encoding MoaD/ThiS family protein codes for MAIEVRIPTILRTYTDGEKAVTGEGSTLADLFADLETRHKGIQERIVDDTKGGELRRFVNVYLNDEDVRFLDGISTALKDGDSVTILPAVAGGSK; via the coding sequence ATGGCCATCGAGGTCCGCATCCCCACCATCCTCCGCACCTACACCGACGGCGAGAAGGCCGTCACGGGCGAAGGCAGCACCCTGGCCGACCTGTTCGCGGACCTGGAAACCCGCCACAAGGGCATCCAGGAGCGCATCGTCGACGACACGAAGGGCGGCGAGCTGCGCCGCTTCGTGAACGTCTACCTCAACGACGAGGACGTCCGCTTCCTGGACGGCATCTCCACCGCGCTCAAGGACGGCGACAGCGTCACCATCCTCCCGGCCGTGGCCGGCGGATCGAAGTAA
- a CDS encoding PLP-dependent cysteine synthase family protein: MRYDSPLAAVGNTPLVRLPRLSPSDEVRIWAKLEDRNPTGSIKDRPALHMVEQAEKDGRLFPGCTILEPTSGNTGISLAMAAKLKGYRIVCVMPENTSQERRDLLTMWGAEIIPSPAAGGSNTAVRVAKELAAEHPDWVMLYQYGNPDNAGAHYATTGPEILRDLPSVTHFVAGLGTTGTLMGVGRYLREHVPGVKIVAAEPRYDDLVYGLRNLDEGFVPELYDASVLTTRFSVGSADAVTRTRELLREEGIFAGVSTGAALHAAIGVGRKAVAAGERADIVFVVADGGWKYLSTGVYTAATTEEAIEVLQGQLWA; the protein is encoded by the coding sequence ATGCGCTACGACTCCCCCCTCGCCGCGGTCGGGAACACCCCGCTCGTCAGGCTGCCCCGGCTCTCGCCCTCCGACGAGGTACGGATCTGGGCGAAGCTGGAGGACCGCAACCCCACCGGCTCGATCAAGGACCGCCCCGCGCTCCACATGGTCGAGCAGGCGGAGAAGGACGGCCGCCTGTTCCCCGGCTGCACCATCCTGGAGCCCACCTCCGGCAACACGGGCATCTCGCTCGCGATGGCCGCGAAGCTCAAGGGCTACCGGATCGTGTGCGTGATGCCGGAGAACACCAGCCAGGAGCGCCGGGACCTGCTGACGATGTGGGGAGCCGAGATCATCCCGTCCCCGGCGGCGGGCGGCTCGAACACCGCGGTCCGGGTGGCCAAGGAACTCGCGGCCGAACACCCCGACTGGGTGATGCTCTACCAGTACGGCAACCCGGACAACGCGGGCGCGCACTACGCCACGACCGGCCCGGAGATCCTGCGCGACCTGCCGTCCGTGACCCACTTCGTGGCCGGCCTCGGCACGACGGGCACGCTGATGGGCGTCGGCCGCTACCTGCGCGAGCACGTGCCCGGCGTCAAGATCGTCGCCGCCGAGCCGCGCTACGACGACCTCGTGTACGGCCTGCGCAACCTGGACGAGGGCTTCGTCCCGGAGCTCTACGACGCCTCGGTGCTCACCACCCGCTTCTCGGTGGGATCGGCGGACGCGGTCACCCGCACCCGCGAACTCCTGCGCGAAGAGGGCATCTTCGCCGGCGTCTCCACGGGCGCGGCCCTCCACGCGGCCATCGGCGTCGGCCGCAAGGCGGTGGCCGCGGGCGAACGGGCGGACATCGTGTTCGTGGTGGCCGACGGGGGCTGGAAGTACCTCTCGACGGGCGTCTACACGGCGGCGACGACGGAAGAGGCCATCGAGGTCCTCCAGGGCCAACTCTGGGCCTGA
- a CDS encoding DUF488 domain-containing protein has product MSKPVIRVRRVYDPPEPGADGDGVRVLVDRLWPRGLAKAEAAVDEWPKAVTPSAELRKWYHGGGGTEREFRARYEAELAEPQAVAELERLRGLAAAGRLTLLTAVKDPEGSHAAVLAELLAR; this is encoded by the coding sequence GTGAGCAAGCCGGTGATCAGGGTGCGGCGGGTCTACGATCCCCCGGAGCCGGGGGCGGACGGCGACGGGGTACGGGTCCTCGTGGACCGGCTCTGGCCGCGGGGGCTGGCGAAGGCCGAGGCGGCGGTGGACGAGTGGCCGAAGGCGGTGACGCCCTCGGCGGAGCTGCGCAAGTGGTACCACGGGGGCGGGGGAACGGAGCGGGAGTTCCGGGCCCGGTACGAGGCGGAGCTGGCGGAGCCTCAGGCGGTGGCGGAGCTGGAGCGGCTGCGGGGGCTGGCCGCGGCGGGGCGTTTGACGCTGCTGACGGCGGTCAAGGACCCGGAGGGCAGCCACGCGGCGGTGCTGGCGGAGCTGCTGGCGCGGTGA
- a CDS encoding MBL fold metallo-hydrolase has protein sequence MKLTVVGCSGSFPSAESACSSYLVEADGFRLLLDMGNGALGALQRHIGLYDLDAIFLSHLHADHCIDMCAYFVARYYRHEGGRCGTIPVYGPEGAEQRLTAAYDDVPDARSMSEVFDFRTLKSGAFEIGPFQVRTERVCHPVESYAIRVEHGGRSLTYSGDTGVCPELATLAAGSDLFLCEASFTHGKEDIPDLHLNGREAGQYAAGAGAGRLVLTHVPPWTDAARNLADARAVYDGRVDLAQPGAVYEV, from the coding sequence ATGAAGCTCACCGTCGTCGGCTGCTCGGGGTCGTTCCCGTCCGCGGAATCGGCATGTTCGAGCTACCTCGTCGAGGCCGACGGCTTCCGGCTGCTCCTCGACATGGGCAACGGCGCCCTCGGCGCGCTCCAGCGCCACATCGGTCTCTACGACCTCGACGCGATCTTCCTGAGCCACCTGCACGCCGACCACTGCATCGACATGTGCGCGTACTTCGTGGCCCGCTACTACCGGCACGAGGGCGGCCGCTGCGGCACCATCCCCGTCTACGGACCGGAGGGCGCCGAGCAGCGGCTGACGGCGGCGTACGACGACGTTCCCGATGCGCGCTCGATGAGCGAGGTCTTCGACTTCCGGACCCTCAAGTCCGGCGCCTTCGAGATCGGCCCGTTCCAGGTCCGCACGGAGCGGGTGTGCCACCCCGTCGAGTCGTACGCCATCCGCGTCGAGCACGGCGGCCGCTCGCTCACGTACTCCGGGGACACCGGCGTCTGCCCGGAGCTGGCCACACTGGCCGCCGGATCCGACCTGTTCCTGTGCGAGGCCTCCTTCACGCACGGCAAGGAGGACATCCCGGACCTCCACCTCAACGGCCGCGAGGCGGGCCAGTACGCGGCCGGCGCCGGAGCGGGCCGGCTGGTCCTGACCCACGTCCCGCCGTGGACGGACGCCGCCCGCAACCTCGCCGACGCCCGCGCGGTCTACGACGGCCGGGTCGACCTCGCGCAGCCCGGCGCGGTCTACGAGGTCTGA
- a CDS encoding PTS transporter subunit EIIC — MSTATDAAAPPAKKRGAGLIQGLQKVGRSLQLPIAVLPAAGILLRLGQPDVFGKDGLGWGKVATVFATAGDAVFTNLPLLFCIGVAIGFAKKADGSTALAALVGFLVYKNVLTAFPVTEAVINTTENKGVDVAATYNNPGVLGGIIMGLLAAVLWQRYHRTKLVDWLGFFNGRRLVPIIMAFVGVIAGVFFGLVWEPIGEVISSFGEWMTGLGSGGAGLFGLINRGLIPIGMHQFVNTVAWFQIGDFTNAAGEVVHGDLNRFFAGDPDAGLFMTGFFPIMMFGLPAAALAIAHCARPERRKAVTGMMVSLALTSFVTGVTEPIEFSFMFIAPLLYAIHAVLTAISMAVTWALGIHAGFTFSAGLIDLGLGWNKATNPLYIIPVGLVFAAIYYFVFRFAITKFNLPTPGRESDEELAELAKAEAK; from the coding sequence ATGAGTACGGCTACTGACGCCGCGGCGCCGCCCGCCAAGAAGCGGGGCGCCGGCCTGATCCAGGGTCTGCAGAAGGTCGGCCGCAGCCTCCAGCTGCCCATCGCCGTCCTGCCCGCCGCCGGCATCCTGCTGCGCCTCGGCCAGCCCGACGTCTTCGGCAAGGACGGCCTCGGCTGGGGCAAGGTCGCCACGGTGTTCGCCACCGCCGGTGACGCCGTCTTCACCAACCTGCCGCTGCTCTTCTGCATCGGTGTCGCCATCGGCTTCGCCAAGAAGGCCGACGGCTCCACCGCGCTCGCCGCGCTGGTCGGTTTCCTGGTCTACAAGAACGTCCTCACTGCCTTCCCGGTGACCGAGGCCGTCATCAACACCACCGAGAACAAGGGTGTCGACGTCGCCGCGACGTACAACAACCCGGGCGTCCTCGGCGGCATCATCATGGGTCTGCTCGCCGCGGTCCTGTGGCAGCGCTACCACCGCACGAAGCTGGTGGACTGGCTCGGCTTCTTCAACGGCCGCCGTCTCGTCCCGATCATCATGGCGTTCGTCGGCGTCATCGCCGGTGTCTTCTTCGGCCTGGTCTGGGAGCCGATCGGCGAGGTCATCTCCAGCTTCGGCGAGTGGATGACCGGCCTGGGCTCCGGCGGCGCCGGCCTGTTCGGCCTGATCAACCGCGGCCTGATCCCGATCGGCATGCACCAGTTCGTCAACACCGTCGCCTGGTTCCAGATCGGTGACTTCACCAACGCCGCCGGCGAGGTCGTCCACGGCGACCTGAACCGGTTCTTCGCCGGTGACCCGGACGCCGGCCTCTTCATGACCGGGTTCTTCCCCATCATGATGTTCGGCCTGCCGGCCGCGGCACTGGCCATCGCGCACTGCGCCCGCCCGGAGCGCCGCAAGGCGGTCACCGGCATGATGGTCTCGCTCGCCCTCACCTCGTTCGTCACGGGTGTCACCGAGCCCATCGAGTTCTCGTTCATGTTCATCGCGCCGCTGCTGTACGCGATCCACGCCGTCCTGACCGCCATCTCCATGGCCGTCACCTGGGCGCTCGGCATCCATGCCGGGTTCACCTTCTCGGCCGGCCTGATCGACCTGGGCCTGGGGTGGAACAAGGCGACCAACCCGCTGTACATCATCCCGGTCGGACTCGTCTTCGCGGCGATCTACTACTTCGTCTTCCGCTTCGCGATCACGAAGTTCAACCTCCCCACGCCGGGCCGCGAGTCCGACGAGGAGCTCGCCGAACTGGCGAAGGCCGAGGCCAAGTAG
- a CDS encoding PTS transporter subunit EIIC: protein MSVNSAAAGPRPQWWSGLFQGLQKMGRSLQLPIAVLPAAGILTRLGQPDVFGADGLDWTDVANVMAGAGGALLDPDLGLPLLFCVGVAIGMAKKADGSTALAAVAGFLVYRGVLHAFHKPCPQGTKDIGGGCLTSTDTFAGYTYQNPGVFGGIVMGLLAAWFWQRFHRVKLVDWLGFFNGRRLVPIVMSFVAIGFAVLCLWVWPPVGDALESFSDWLVGLGSWGAGIFGVANRALLVIGLHQFLNVPVWFQFGSFTKPDGVVVHGDINMFLAGDPHAGLFLSGFFPIMMFALPAAALAITHCAKPRRRKEVGGLMLSVALTSFVTGITEPLEYSFLFVAPALYAIHAVLTGVSMAVTWALGVHDGFSFSAGLIDYVINWGLATKPWLIIPIGLGFAVVYYAIFRFAITKFDLPTPGRESDEEIEAMQGETTKA, encoded by the coding sequence ATGAGCGTGAACAGCGCCGCAGCCGGGCCGCGACCCCAGTGGTGGAGCGGCTTGTTCCAGGGGCTGCAGAAGATGGGGCGCAGTCTCCAGCTGCCGATCGCCGTCCTGCCGGCGGCGGGCATCCTCACCCGGCTCGGCCAGCCCGACGTGTTCGGCGCCGACGGGCTGGACTGGACTGACGTCGCCAACGTCATGGCGGGCGCGGGTGGCGCGCTGCTGGATCCGGACCTGGGCCTCCCGCTGCTCTTCTGCGTGGGTGTCGCGATCGGGATGGCCAAGAAGGCGGACGGTTCGACGGCGCTGGCGGCGGTGGCGGGGTTCCTCGTCTACCGCGGGGTGCTGCACGCCTTCCACAAGCCCTGTCCGCAGGGGACGAAGGACATCGGGGGCGGCTGCCTGACGTCGACGGACACCTTCGCCGGGTACACGTACCAGAACCCGGGGGTGTTCGGCGGCATCGTGATGGGGTTGTTGGCGGCCTGGTTCTGGCAGCGCTTCCACCGGGTGAAGCTGGTGGACTGGCTCGGCTTCTTCAACGGCCGCCGTCTCGTCCCGATCGTCATGTCGTTCGTCGCGATCGGGTTCGCCGTGCTGTGCCTGTGGGTCTGGCCGCCGGTCGGTGACGCGCTGGAGAGCTTCTCGGACTGGTTGGTGGGACTGGGGTCGTGGGGTGCGGGCATCTTCGGCGTCGCGAACCGCGCGCTGTTGGTGATCGGGCTGCACCAGTTCCTGAACGTGCCGGTGTGGTTCCAGTTCGGCAGCTTCACCAAGCCGGACGGGGTGGTCGTGCACGGTGACATCAACATGTTCCTGGCGGGCGACCCGCACGCCGGCCTGTTCCTCTCCGGCTTCTTCCCGATCATGATGTTCGCCCTGCCCGCGGCGGCGCTGGCGATCACGCACTGCGCGAAGCCGCGGCGGCGCAAGGAGGTGGGGGGCCTGATGCTGTCGGTGGCGCTGACCTCGTTCGTCACCGGGATCACGGAGCCGCTGGAGTACTCGTTCCTGTTCGTCGCGCCGGCCCTGTACGCGATCCACGCGGTGCTGACGGGGGTGTCGATGGCGGTGACGTGGGCGCTCGGGGTCCACGACGGGTTCAGCTTCTCGGCGGGCCTGATCGACTACGTCATCAACTGGGGGTTGGCGACCAAGCCGTGGCTGATCATCCCGATCGGCCTGGGTTTCGCGGTGGTCTATTACGCGATCTTCCGGTTCGCGATCACCAAGTTCGACCTCCCCACCCCGGGTCGGGAGTCGGACGAGGAGATCGAGGCGATGCAAGGGGAGACCACCAAGGCCTGA
- a CDS encoding glucose PTS transporter subunit EIIB: protein MATKAEKIVAGLGGIENIEEVEGCITRLRTEVIDPSKVDEAALKAAGAHGVVKMGTAIQVVIGTDADPIAADIEDMM, encoded by the coding sequence ATGGCCACCAAGGCTGAGAAGATCGTCGCCGGGCTCGGCGGTATCGAAAACATCGAAGAAGTCGAAGGCTGCATCACCCGCCTGCGCACCGAAGTCATCGACCCGAGCAAGGTCGACGAAGCCGCCCTCAAGGCCGCCGGCGCCCACGGCGTCGTCAAGATGGGCACCGCGATCCAGGTCGTCATCGGCACCGACGCCGACCCCATCGCCGCCGACATCGAAGACATGATGTGA
- the rph gene encoding ribonuclease PH yields the protein MSRIDGRTPEQLRPVTIERGWSKHAEGSVLISFGDTKVFCTASFSEGVPRWRKGSGEGWVTSEYSMLPRSTNTRGDRESVRGKIGGRTHEISRLIGRSLRAVIDYKALGENTIVLDCDVLQADGGTRTAAITGAYVALADAVAWGQKKKLIKAGRKPLTGTVAAVSVGIVDGEPLLDLCYEEDVRAETDMNVVCTGDGRFVEVQGTAEGEPFDRKELNALLDLAAGGCADLQALQLSALDLAAS from the coding sequence ATGTCTCGCATCGACGGCCGCACGCCCGAACAGCTCCGCCCGGTCACCATCGAACGCGGATGGAGCAAGCACGCCGAGGGCTCCGTCCTCATCTCCTTCGGAGACACCAAGGTCTTCTGCACCGCCTCCTTCAGCGAAGGCGTCCCCCGCTGGCGCAAGGGCAGCGGCGAAGGCTGGGTCACCTCCGAGTACTCGATGCTGCCCCGCTCCACCAACACCCGCGGCGACCGCGAATCCGTCCGCGGCAAGATCGGCGGCCGCACCCACGAGATCTCCCGCCTCATCGGCCGCTCCCTGCGCGCCGTCATCGACTACAAGGCCCTCGGCGAAAACACCATCGTCCTGGACTGCGACGTCCTCCAGGCCGACGGCGGCACCCGCACCGCCGCCATCACCGGCGCCTACGTCGCCCTCGCCGACGCCGTCGCCTGGGGCCAGAAGAAGAAGCTGATCAAGGCCGGCCGCAAGCCCCTCACCGGAACCGTCGCCGCCGTCAGCGTCGGCATCGTCGACGGCGAACCCCTCCTCGACCTCTGCTACGAGGAAGACGTCCGCGCCGAAACCGACATGAACGTCGTCTGCACCGGCGACGGCCGCTTCGTCGAGGTCCAGGGCACCGCCGAAGGCGAGCCCTTCGACCGCAAGGAACTCAACGCCCTCCTCGACCTCGCCGCCGGCGGCTGCGCCGACCTCCAGGCGCTCCAGCTCAGCGCCCTGGACCTGGCCGCCTCCTAG
- the rdgB gene encoding RdgB/HAM1 family non-canonical purine NTP pyrophosphatase: MTRLILATRNAGKVAELRAILSDAGLPHELVGADAYPEIPDVKETGVTFAENALLKAHALARATGLPAIADDSGLCVDVLGGAPGIFSARWAGSHGDDKANLDLLLAQLSDIDAPHRGAHFACAAALALPDGTERVVEGRLRGTLRHTPSGTGGFGYDPILQPDGETRTCAELTPAEKNAISHRGHAFRALVPFIRALTT, encoded by the coding sequence ATGACCCGCCTGATCCTCGCCACCCGCAATGCGGGCAAAGTCGCCGAACTCCGCGCCATCCTGTCCGACGCCGGCCTGCCGCACGAACTGGTCGGCGCGGACGCGTACCCCGAGATCCCGGACGTCAAGGAAACCGGCGTCACCTTCGCCGAGAACGCCCTCCTCAAGGCCCACGCCTTGGCCCGCGCCACCGGCCTGCCCGCCATCGCCGACGACTCCGGCCTGTGCGTCGACGTCCTGGGCGGCGCCCCCGGCATCTTCTCCGCCCGCTGGGCCGGCAGCCACGGCGACGACAAGGCCAACCTGGACCTCCTGCTGGCCCAGCTCTCCGACATCGACGCCCCCCACCGCGGCGCCCACTTCGCCTGCGCGGCCGCCCTCGCCCTCCCGGACGGCACGGAGCGCGTCGTGGAAGGCCGCCTGCGCGGCACCCTCCGCCACACCCCGTCGGGCACGGGCGGCTTCGGCTACGACCCGATCCTCCAGCCGGACGGCGAAACCCGCACCTGCGCGGAACTCACCCCGGCGGAGAAGAACGCCATCTCCCACCGCGGCCACGCCTTCCGCGCCCTGGTCCCGTTCATCCGCGCCCTGACGACCTGA
- a CDS encoding HNH endonuclease signature motif containing protein, whose product MAHVLGRGHRRCCGRLDHLREVALELGARPATGTLSHLARRMAAADIDTSHFGGMGQGSVGLPFSPEELAAAAASSDSVRGTARALEMPDDGRSRAALGKALRRHGIDTSHFRNARSAVPEEALRAAVPGATSYADLLRALALDFTEVNRRRVRRRVTQLGLDVSHFARRPWAAARAVAPKAVAPGVLTLQPEGSARINRARLHSALQQVGVPYACAGCGNPGEWLGRSLTLQIDHVSGDWLDNRRENLRYLCPNCHALTDTWCRKPRSNSVAPRGRAAVD is encoded by the coding sequence GTGGCGCACGTACTCGGACGAGGTCATCGCCGCTGTTGCGGCCGCCTCGACCACCTGCGCGAGGTGGCCCTGGAACTCGGTGCCCGGCCGGCCACGGGGACGCTGTCCCACCTCGCCCGCCGCATGGCGGCGGCGGACATCGACACGAGCCACTTCGGCGGCATGGGGCAGGGCTCCGTCGGGCTTCCGTTCAGCCCTGAGGAGCTTGCCGCCGCCGCCGCTTCCTCCGACAGCGTTCGAGGCACGGCCCGCGCCCTGGAGATGCCCGACGACGGCCGGTCCCGCGCGGCGCTCGGGAAGGCACTCAGGAGGCACGGAATCGACACCTCTCACTTCCGCAACGCCCGGTCGGCCGTGCCGGAGGAAGCGCTTCGCGCGGCTGTCCCCGGTGCCACCAGCTACGCGGACCTCCTGCGCGCGCTCGCACTGGACTTCACCGAGGTGAACCGCCGGCGCGTTCGGCGGCGCGTGACCCAGCTCGGACTGGACGTCTCTCACTTCGCGCGGCGGCCCTGGGCCGCCGCGCGGGCGGTGGCGCCGAAGGCCGTTGCCCCCGGTGTTCTCACCCTGCAACCGGAGGGGTCTGCCAGGATCAATCGCGCCCGGCTCCACTCGGCACTGCAGCAGGTCGGCGTTCCCTACGCGTGCGCCGGGTGCGGGAACCCCGGCGAGTGGCTGGGCCGCTCGCTCACTTTGCAGATCGACCACGTCAGCGGGGACTGGCTCGACAACCGCCGCGAGAACCTCCGCTACCTGTGCCCGAATTGCCATGCGCTCACTGACACGTGGTGCCGCAAACCGCGGAGCAACTCCGTCGCCCCGCGAGGCCGGGCGGCCGTAGACTGA
- the bcp gene encoding thioredoxin-dependent thiol peroxidase: MSERLEPGDTAPAFTLPDADGNEVSLADHKGRKVIVYFYPAALTPGCTKQACDFTDNLAVLAQAGYDVIGVSPDKPEKLAKFREQEHLKVTLVGDPSKEVLAAYGAFGEKKLYGKTVTGVIRSTVIVDEEGKVERALYNVKATGHVAKIIKDLGI; encoded by the coding sequence ATGAGCGAGCGACTTGAGCCGGGCGACACCGCCCCCGCCTTCACCCTGCCCGACGCGGACGGCAACGAGGTCTCGCTCGCCGACCACAAGGGCCGCAAGGTCATCGTCTACTTCTACCCGGCCGCCCTGACGCCGGGCTGCACCAAGCAGGCGTGCGACTTCACGGACAACCTGGCCGTGTTGGCCCAGGCGGGTTACGACGTGATCGGCGTGTCGCCCGACAAGCCGGAGAAGCTGGCGAAGTTCCGCGAGCAGGAGCACTTGAAGGTGACGCTGGTCGGCGACCCCTCCAAGGAGGTCCTGGCGGCGTACGGCGCGTTCGGCGAGAAGAAGCTGTACGGCAAGACGGTCACCGGGGTCATCCGCTCGACGGTGATCGTCGACGAGGAGGGCAAGGTCGAACGCGCCCTCTACAACGTGAAGGCGACGGGCCACGTAGCCAAGATCATCAAGGACCTCGGCATCTGA
- a CDS encoding DUF3618 domain-containing protein — MPEARTPAQIEADIVRRREQLAETLDEIGVRMHPKTIVGDAKAKVASKIDHTAGRAVVAVNKLVTDLKDGLRHEDGAPRIERIVPVALVATGLVGLLVLTARRKRG; from the coding sequence GTGCCGGAAGCCAGGACCCCCGCACAGATCGAGGCGGACATCGTCCGCCGCCGTGAGCAGCTCGCCGAGACGCTCGACGAGATCGGCGTGCGCATGCATCCGAAGACGATCGTCGGGGACGCGAAGGCCAAGGTCGCCTCCAAGATCGACCACACCGCCGGCCGTGCCGTCGTGGCCGTGAACAAGCTGGTCACCGATCTGAAGGACGGTCTGCGCCATGAGGACGGGGCGCCCCGCATCGAGCGGATCGTGCCGGTCGCGCTGGTGGCGACCGGGCTGGTGGGGCTGCTCGTGCTGACGGCGCGCCGCAAGCGCGGATGA
- a CDS encoding GroES family chaperonin, which translates to MSDNTTTHDKLPIRMLHDRVLVRSDLPEGERRSGGGILIPATAAVGKRLAWAEVVAVGQNVRSVEPGDRVLYDPEDRAEVEVRGATYVLMRERDLHAVAAERLEGSKDSTGLYL; encoded by the coding sequence GTGAGCGACAACACCACCACCCACGACAAGCTGCCCATCCGCATGCTGCACGACCGTGTGCTCGTACGTTCCGACCTGCCGGAGGGCGAGCGCCGCTCGGGCGGCGGCATCCTGATTCCGGCGACGGCCGCCGTCGGCAAGCGGCTGGCCTGGGCCGAGGTGGTCGCGGTCGGGCAGAACGTGCGCAGTGTCGAGCCGGGCGACCGGGTGCTGTACGACCCGGAGGACCGGGCCGAGGTCGAGGTGCGCGGGGCGACGTACGTGCTGATGCGCGAGCGGGATCTGCACGCCGTGGCCGCGGAGCGGCTGGAGGGGTCGAAGGACTCCACCGGGTTGTACCTGTGA
- a CDS encoding DMT family transporter, giving the protein MAWVLLLVAGLLEVGWSIGMKFTEGFTRLWPSVFTGAGIVASMVLLSYAAKTLPIGTAYGVWVGIGAAGAALLGMAVLGEPVTAARIFFICLLLVAVVGLKATSGH; this is encoded by the coding sequence ATGGCCTGGGTTCTGCTTCTCGTCGCCGGTCTGCTCGAAGTCGGCTGGTCGATCGGTATGAAGTTCACCGAGGGATTCACCCGGCTCTGGCCCAGCGTGTTCACGGGCGCCGGCATCGTCGCGAGCATGGTGCTGTTGTCGTACGCGGCGAAGACGCTGCCCATCGGTACGGCTTACGGCGTGTGGGTGGGTATCGGCGCGGCCGGTGCGGCGCTGCTCGGGATGGCGGTGCTGGGGGAGCCCGTCACCGCCGCCCGGATCTTCTTCATCTGTCTGCTGCTGGTCGCGGTGGTGGGGTTGAAGGCGACCTCCGGCCACTGA